A window of the Serinus canaria isolate serCan28SL12 chromosome 20, serCan2020, whole genome shotgun sequence genome harbors these coding sequences:
- the CCN5 gene encoding CCN family member 5 isoform X1 yields MSLQLEKQLLFLSLLCILSKVCAQLCRRPCYCPWVPPRCPRGSPLVLDGCGCCKICARRLGEPCDFLHVCDQSQGLVCDYSSASVGTGGTCNFEDDEEGCEVNGRLYRDGEVFQPSCKIQCHCLDGGFTCIPLCQEDVRLPSPDCPFPRRVEIPGKCCPEWICEGQDQPLPRDARAGKMQGSSREGMPTQISGDGPFTPGCETSAGDTSQVSLPRWALLVAPQGAQHLPPTPLSPMSCLAAPGAVSPLLRYPCPQWGTEWSACSATCGLGFASRVSNQNRFCRLETQRRLCTAGPCPALPAALPARARGGRL; encoded by the exons ATGAGCCtccagctggagaagcagctcctcttcctctccctgctctgcattcTCTCCAAG GtttgtgcccagctctgccgAAGACCGTGCTACTGCCCCTGGGTGCCaccccgctgtccccgcggCTCCCCCCTGGTCCTGGATGGGTGTGGCTGCTGCAAGATCTGTGCCCGGCGCCTGGGAGAGCCCTGCGACTTCCTGCACGTCTGTGACCAGAGCCAGGGCCTCGTCTGTGACTACAGCTCAGCATCTGTGGGGACAGGAGGCACCTGCAACT TTGAGGACGATGAGGAGGGCTGCGAGGTGAACGGCCGGCTCTACCGAGACGGTGAGgttttccagcccagctgcaaaATCCAGTGCCACTGCTTGGACGGGGGCTTCACCTGCATCCCGCTCTGCCAGGAGGATGTGCGGCTGCCCAGCCCGGACTGCCCCTTCCCCCGGCGCGTGGAGATCCCCGGGAAGTGCTGCCCGGAGTGGATCTGTGAAGGCCAGGACCAGCCCCTCCCCCGGGATGCCAGGGCAGGTAAGatgcagggcagctccagggaggggaTGCCCACGCAAATCTCCGGGGATGGCCCCTTCACCCCAGGCTGTGAAACATCAGCAGGAGACACCTCACAGGTTTCTCTGCCACGCTGGGCTTTGCTTGTAGCACCACAGGGTGCGCAGCACTTGCCTCCAACCCCCCTTTCCCCCATGTCCTGTCTTGCAGCCCCCGGGGCGGTGTCCCCGCTGCTGCGGTACCCCTGCCCGCAGTGGGGCACGGAGTGGAGCGCCTGCTCGGCCACCTGCGGGCTGGGCTTTGCCAGCCGCGTGTCCAACCAGAACCGCTTCTGCCGCCTGGAGACCCAGCGGCGGCTCTGCACGGCCGGaccctgcccggccctgcccgcggCGCTGCCGGCG AGGGCAAGAGGAGGTCGTTTGtag
- the LOC103818801 gene encoding P2Y purinoceptor 1-like, translating to MAADALSTWPGNGTRAPCPVDSAFAQRFLPVVYLTVIPLGLLGNGLGLWHLCTGPRESARQPLSLLVGNLGLADLLYVSTLPFLVSYYRQGRVWIFGQPWCRLTRSLFHLNLYASIGFLSCISIHRYLGIVHPLKARGRCRGAASSVWLSVTVWLWVIAQIAPDLAFSKTDGNGTQCHDTTGQEYLDVYLPYTFAVTVTGFVIPFLIIIGCYCHVVFVLCRNDSVDASLRRRSILLVILVMVLFVICFLPYHIFRNLNLFFRWRPQESCTQASKDIYVSYQVTRGLASLNSALNPLLYVITSKDWRSRMRTISQSARQCLRPPFRAKTSSQAAEKKRNDILCKGEAFNEL from the coding sequence ATGGCCGCGGACGCTCTCTCCACGTGGCCCGGCAATGGCACTCGGGCTCCTTGCCCCGTGGATTCCGCCTTCGCCCAGCGGTTCCTGCCCGTCGTGTACCTGACCGTGAtccccctggggctgctggggaacgggctggggctgtggcacctCTGCACGGGGCCCCGAGAGAGTGCCCGCCAGCCCCTCAGCCTGCTGGTGGGCAACCTGGGGCTGGCTGACCTGCTCTACGTCAGCACACTGCCCTTCCTCGTCAGCTACTACCGCCAAGGCAGAGTGTGGATCTTCGGGCAGCCCTGGTGCCGCCTCACCCGCAGCCTCTTCCACCTGAACCTCTACGCCAGCATCGGCTTCCTCAGCTGCATCAGCATCCACCGCTACCTGGGCATCGTGCACCCGCTGAAGGCGCGGGGCAGGTGCAGGGGTGCCGCCTCCTCCGTGTGGCTCAGCGTGACAGTGTGGCTGTGGGTCATCGCACAGATAGCTCCCGATCTTGCCTTCAGCAAGACAGACGGCAACGGGACGCAGTGCCACGACACGACGGGGCAGGAGTACCTGGACGTTTACTTGCCCTACACCTTTGCTGTCACCGTGACTGGGTTTGTCATCCCATTCCTCATCATCATCGGCTGCTACTGCCACGTGGTGTTCGTGCTCTGCAGGAATGACAGCGTGGATGCCAGCCTCAGGAGGAGAAGCATCTTACTGGTGATTCTCGTCATGGTTCTCTTTGTCATCTGCTTCCTCCCCTACCACATCTTCAGAAACCTCAACTTGTTTTTTCGCTGGCGGCCACAAGAGTCCTGCACACAGGCTTCAAAGGACATCTACGTTTCCTACCAGGTGACTCGGGGCCTGGCCAGCCTCAACAGTGCCCTCAACCCCCTGCTCTATGTGATCACCAGCAAAGACTGGAGGTCACGAATGAGAACCATCAGCCAAAGTGCCCGACAGTGTCTGAGGCCACCCTTCCGGGCCAAAACATCTAGCCAGGCAGCTGAGAAGAAGAGGAACGACATTCTTTGTAAGGGGGAGGCTTTTAATGAGCTCTGA
- the CCN5 gene encoding CCN family member 5 isoform X2: MSLQLEKQLLFLSLLCILSKVCAQLCRRPCYCPWVPPRCPRGSPLVLDGCGCCKICARRLGEPCDFLHVCDQSQGLVCDYSSASVGTGGTCNFEDDEEGCEVNGRLYRDGEVFQPSCKIQCHCLDGGFTCIPLCQEDVRLPSPDCPFPRRVEIPGKCCPEWICEGQDQPLPRDARAAPGAVSPLLRYPCPQWGTEWSACSATCGLGFASRVSNQNRFCRLETQRRLCTAGPCPALPAALPARARGGRL, from the exons ATGAGCCtccagctggagaagcagctcctcttcctctccctgctctgcattcTCTCCAAG GtttgtgcccagctctgccgAAGACCGTGCTACTGCCCCTGGGTGCCaccccgctgtccccgcggCTCCCCCCTGGTCCTGGATGGGTGTGGCTGCTGCAAGATCTGTGCCCGGCGCCTGGGAGAGCCCTGCGACTTCCTGCACGTCTGTGACCAGAGCCAGGGCCTCGTCTGTGACTACAGCTCAGCATCTGTGGGGACAGGAGGCACCTGCAACT TTGAGGACGATGAGGAGGGCTGCGAGGTGAACGGCCGGCTCTACCGAGACGGTGAGgttttccagcccagctgcaaaATCCAGTGCCACTGCTTGGACGGGGGCTTCACCTGCATCCCGCTCTGCCAGGAGGATGTGCGGCTGCCCAGCCCGGACTGCCCCTTCCCCCGGCGCGTGGAGATCCCCGGGAAGTGCTGCCCGGAGTGGATCTGTGAAGGCCAGGACCAGCCCCTCCCCCGGGATGCCAGGGCAG CCCCCGGGGCGGTGTCCCCGCTGCTGCGGTACCCCTGCCCGCAGTGGGGCACGGAGTGGAGCGCCTGCTCGGCCACCTGCGGGCTGGGCTTTGCCAGCCGCGTGTCCAACCAGAACCGCTTCTGCCGCCTGGAGACCCAGCGGCGGCTCTGCACGGCCGGaccctgcccggccctgcccgcggCGCTGCCGGCG AGGGCAAGAGGAGGTCGTTTGtag